In Cellulomonas sp. Y8, the genomic stretch CGCCGCTCGGCCCGTCGTCCCGAACGTGCCCGCTGTCCCGCCCGTCGTCCCGTCCGTGCCCGTCATCGCGCCCGCTCCTCGCCGTCGCCTTCGCGCCGCCCGGCGGTCGCCGGATCAGCACCGCCGCGCTCCCGGCGCCCGCGCGCGACCTCCGTGCCCAGGGCGTCGAGCCGCTGGTCCCAGAACCGCCGGACGCCGCCGACCCAGGCCTGCACCTCGTCGAGCGCCTCGGGCCGGACGGCGTACAGCCGCCGCGTGCCGTCGGCCTCGGCGGTGAGCAGGCCCACCTCGCGCAGCACTCGCAGGTGCCGGGAGGTCGCGGGCTGGCTGATGCCGAACTCGGCACCGACTGCGGCCGCGAGCTCCCCGGCCGGGCGCGACCCGTCGGCGAGCAGCTCCACGAGCCGTCGCCGCACCGGGTCCCCCAACGCGTCCATCACCTGCACCCGCGCCATGTTTCCATCCTGCGTTATATAACGCAACGGTCAATAACACCGAGCCTCCGTTCCCAGCCTGCACGCCGGGGCGGTGGGCAGGCCGGGGACGGAGGCTCGGCGAGGTCGTGCGGAGGCGGGTCCGTCAGACCGGGACCGGGGTGGCCGTCTGCAGGCAGCCCGGACCCAGGAGGGCCTTGAGGTCGCCGTACAGCGCGGGCGACCGCTCGACCCGCCAGCCGTCGCTCGGGACGACCAGCGCCCGCCGCCCGTTGGCCTTCGCCACCCGGAGGTGCAGCTCGGTCATGCCGGGGTGGGTCTTCATCACCTCGAGCAGCCGGTCGACCACGGGCGGGGTCAGCCGCGCCTCGGACAGCGTCACGACGACGGGCGCGTCCGCGACGGCCGACAGGTCGGGCAGCGACACCTCCATCGCCTGCAGCTGCATGGCGTCGTCCCGGCGGCGCACCCGCCCGCGGACGACGATGACGGCGTCCTCGGCGAGCACGGTCGAGTAGGCGAGGTAGGTCTCGCCGAAGAACATGATCTCGACGGAGCCCTCCATGTCCTCCAGCGTGACGGCGGCCCACGGGTTGCCCTGCTTGGACATCTTCCGCTGCAGCGACGTGACCAGGCCCGCGACGACGACGGTCGACCCGTCCGGGCGCGCCTCGTCGGCGTTGAGGGTCGCGATCGACACGTCGGCGGCGGCGGACAGCACGTGCTCCAGGCCCGACAGCGGGTGGTCGGAGACGTACAGGCCGAGCATCTCCCGCTCGAACTGCAGGCGCTGCTTCTTGTCCCAGTCCGGGACGTCGGGCACCTGCACGGAGAACCCGGGGCCGTCGTCGGTGCCCAGGTCGGCGAACAGGTCGAACTGCCCCTCCGCCTCCTTGCGCTTGACGCCGATGACGGACTCGACGGCCTGCTCGTGCACGAGCAGCAGCGCGCGGCGGGCGTGCCCGAGCGAGTCGAACGCCCCGGCCTTGATGAGCGACTCGATGGTCCGCTTGTTGCAGACGACCGCGGGCACCTTGTCGAGGAAGTCGGTGAACGACGTGAAGTCGCCCTTCTCCTCGCGGGTGCGGACGATCGCCTCGACCACGTTGGCGCCGACGTTGCGGACGGCGGTGAGGCCGAACCGGATGTCGTCGCCCACCGCGGTGAACAGCGCGGACGAGGAGTTGA encodes the following:
- a CDS encoding helix-turn-helix transcriptional regulator, with amino-acid sequence MARVQVMDALGDPVRRRLVELLADGSRPAGELAAAVGAEFGISQPATSRHLRVLREVGLLTAEADGTRRLYAVRPEALDEVQAWVGGVRRFWDQRLDALGTEVARGRRERGGADPATAGRREGDGEERAR